The region ACGATCGCTAGGTAATATTTTTTCGTTTTACGCTCGGCAAATTGTTTTTTAAGCCGCACTGCCGCCTCCGGCGTCCGCGCACCGATTAGTACGCCGCTCGTGTCGCGGTCAAGCCGGTGGACGATGCCGGGGCGGTTCGTATTCAGCCCAACAGTCGTATAGCGCCGAAAAAAGTCAGCGGCCGTGAACTCGTCGTTCAATGCGCCCTTACTGTGCGTCAAAATTCCTGCCGGCTTATTAACGACGATAACGTCATCGTTAATATACAAAATCGGAAGCGTTTGGCTATTGTAATCCGCCGCACTCGGTAGATTAATTTCAATCCGATCCGCTTCGGTGACTTCTTGCTTCGGGCTTTTGGCGGGCGAATTATTGACAAAAATATTACCAGATTTGATATATTTCTGCCATACACTACGGCTATATTCAGGATGGCGCTCAGCGAGCACGACGTCAAGGCGACGTTTACGGCTTGTGAGCTGAAACAGATATACGTCTTTACCTTTGAACGGCAAACCGTAGGTTGTCAAGTCGCTCGTCGGATTTTCATAAAGCACCCCTTCGGCGTCGCTCTTTGCGGTAAATATTTGCTGCATGATATACGACTCGCAGTCTTCAGCCGTCTCGTCAAACAAAACAAAAAAGCGCTTGCGGTCAAATCGAAACGAGACGAGCCGGTTAATCGGGCTAGGATTCGTAACGTTAATCTGATCAATATGGCGCGGCACATTATCGCCTGTTGCCGCGTCAAACCGGCGCAAAATCGCTAATAAGTCGTTCGCGGTGACTTTCATTAGCGCCTCAATCCGATGGCTTTTTGCACGCGCAAAAGTGTTTGGTTGGCGGTTTGGTTGGCGGTGATTTCGGATGATTCAAGTTTACGCAAAATAGTATCATCGTCGACCTGCGCCAAACGTGCTTGAAAGCTTGCAAGAAATTCTGACATTTCATCTGCGACAATCTTTTTGAACTCGCCGTAGCGCTCTAATCCAGTGAACTCGCCAATGGTCTGCTGCAATGAGACCGCACGACCGTTTGCCTGGCGCACAAGCGTCAAAATTTCTAACAAATTGCTGATACCAGGCTGCGCCTCTTTATCGTAATGCACCCGCCCAAGCGAATCAGTTGCCGCCGACATGATTTTTTTACGCGCAGCAGCCGGCGTATCGTTTAAGAAAATCACGCCCTTGCCCGTCTCGTCTGATTTGCTCATCTTTTTAGCCGGATTTTGCAAGTCTTTGATACGCAAGCCCTGGTCTTTGCCAAAAAATTGATGTTGTTTCGCGACCGGCTCCGGCACGGTAAACAATTCGCCGAACTTATGGTTCATACGCTCGGCAATGTCGCGTGTAATCTCCAAATGCTGCGTTTGGTCGTCGCCGACCGGCACATAACGGGCATTATAAAGCAAGATGTCGCTCGCCATTAGTACGGGGTAGTCAAACAAACCGACCGACACGCGGTCATTTGACCTAGACCTATCTTTGAACTGCGTCATACGCTCCATCTCGCCGAAACCGACAAAATTATTAAGAATAATCGTCAATTCGCTATGCGCTGGCACGTAGCTTTGGCGATATAATTGAATTGCATCGTCGTCCAGCGGCAGACCGGCTGCAGTGTAGACACGTGCATTGTTCATTATGCTATCAAACAGTTGGCTGTGGTCAATCGGCGTCGTAAAACTATGTAGGTCTGGAATAAATAAATTAACAGTATACTCAGCCGAACGGCGCCGCGCCATATCGATAATCGGCAGTATCGCACCAAAATAATTGCCAACGTGCAAGTCATTGTTAGCGCGAACGCCAGTGAGAATAACGGGTTTAGTCATAAGTAACTCCTATTATAACAGGTATTTTTATTAGAAAAATAATCGGCTCCAGTAGTGCTGCGCGGCAACCTGATTAACCGCTGAACAATAAAACCAAAAAAGCCAAGCCCGCCGATTGTGTGGCGGGCTGATCAGTAATTTTTAGAAATCATCTACAAAGCACAGAGCAAACCGCCACATAATGTGCCGGTGCGCCAAGCGAATGTGTTTTGCGATAATACCATGCACCTATTATACCATAGCCACAAAAAACCACCCCTGCCTGCGGGGGCGGTTTTTTCGTAAGTTTGCCGAATAAAGCAGCGCGGAAAATACTTTAGCGCTTTGAGTACTGCTCTCGCTTGCGGGCGCTGCGTAAACCGTATTTTTTGCGTTCCTTTTCGCGCGGGTCGCGCTTCATGAAACCGGCTTTTTTCAGCGGAGCACGCAAGTCTGGTGCGCTGACGGTAATCGCTTTAGCAATTGCCTGCTTGATTGCATCAACTTGTCCGCTTAGACCACCGCCTTTTACAAGCACGCTGACGTCAAATTCCTTTTGCTTGCCAACGAGCGCAAGCGGATCGGTGATTTCAGCGAGCAGCGTTTTATTATCCGATAAGTAATCGCTGGCAGATTTGCCGTTAATCGTCACCTTGCCTTTGCCGGCAGTTAGGCGGGCACGCGCTGTTGCGCTTTTG is a window of Candidatus Saccharimonadaceae bacterium ML1 DNA encoding:
- the trpS gene encoding tryptophan--tRNA ligase, producing the protein MTKPVILTGVRANNDLHVGNYFGAILPIIDMARRRSAEYTVNLFIPDLHSFTTPIDHSQLFDSIMNNARVYTAAGLPLDDDAIQLYRQSYVPAHSELTIILNNFVGFGEMERMTQFKDRSRSNDRVSVGLFDYPVLMASDILLYNARYVPVGDDQTQHLEITRDIAERMNHKFGELFTVPEPVAKQHQFFGKDQGLRIKDLQNPAKKMSKSDETGKGVIFLNDTPAAARKKIMSAATDSLGRVHYDKEAQPGISNLLEILTLVRQANGRAVSLQQTIGEFTGLERYGEFKKIVADEMSEFLASFQARLAQVDDDTILRKLESSEITANQTANQTLLRVQKAIGLRR
- a CDS encoding RluA family pseudouridine synthase; translated protein: MKVTANDLLAILRRFDAATGDNVPRHIDQINVTNPSPINRLVSFRFDRKRFFVLFDETAEDCESYIMQQIFTAKSDAEGVLYENPTSDLTTYGLPFKGKDVYLFQLTSRKRRLDVVLAERHPEYSRSVWQKYIKSGNIFVNNSPAKSPKQEVTEADRIEINLPSAADYNSQTLPILYINDDVIVVNKPAGILTHSKGALNDEFTAADFFRRYTTVGLNTNRPGIVHRLDRDTSGVLIGARTPEAAVRLKKQFAERKTKKYYLAIVDGILKQPHAKIDIPLGRNPAAPSIWRPDVNGKPAQTIYKVLAHHDGKSLVLLRPLTGRTHQLRVHLRHVGAPITGDRVYGVPATRLFLHAYSLEIAIASGDRRTFTAPVPREFIELFPEANDVDPAI
- the rpsI gene encoding 30S ribosomal protein S9 produces the protein MAMNTAPYDYGLGRRKSATARARLTAGKGKVTINGKSASDYLSDNKTLLAEITDPLALVGKQKEFDVSVLVKGGGLSGQVDAIKQAIAKAITVSAPDLRAPLKKAGFMKRDPREKERKKYGLRSARKREQYSKR